One Rosa chinensis cultivar Old Blush chromosome 5, RchiOBHm-V2, whole genome shotgun sequence genomic region harbors:
- the LOC112203857 gene encoding uncharacterized mitochondrial protein AtMg00810-like, which yields MLERFKSSMKQEFDMSNLGRMKYFLGVEVVQGSKGIFINQKKYANEVLERFGMKYCNSVKNPVVPGFKPVKDEGGAGMDTTVNKQIVGSLMYLTAPRPDLAYVVSLISRFMERLTDLHH from the coding sequence ATGTTAGAAAGGTTCAAGAGCTCTATGAAACAGGAGTTCGACATGTCCAATCTTGGAAGGATGAAATACTTCCTCGGTGTGGAAGTGGTGCAGGGCAGTAAAGGGATCTTCATCAACCAAAAGAAATATGCTAATGAAGTACTCGAAAGGTTTGGCATGAAGTATTGTAATTCGGTAAAGAATCCAGTTGTACCGGGTTTTAAGCCTGTGAAAGATGAAGGTGGGGCTGGTATGGATACAACTGTTAACAAACAAATAGTGGGCAGTCTTATGTATTTGACTGCCCCCAGACCCGACTTAGCTTATGTGGTGAGCTTAATCAGCAGATTCATGGAGAGGCTGACTGATTTGCATCATTAA